The Danio rerio strain Tuebingen ecotype United States chromosome 10, GRCz12tu, whole genome shotgun sequence genome contains a region encoding:
- the LOC137490695 gene encoding uncharacterized protein codes for MEEKRKRRFFKIPSFLKAGKNTAQLEQMPENGHDEEVKERKRKKSRLASFLRSCRKHLTISCLTPNKEIELENEEEEEEQIHLPISPPKGADDDFLCNSTIEHHQIIVTPMIHREPCVEDEINVSQGEILMKKTTSSCGEQEEEEGKIKEEMKEKKRRRRRKKEQEKTEETMMDKKEEGKIEEEDGRKGRIIKEEKMEEMMMEKEEEEGNIKKEGKKKERKRRKIRKKEEKKERRSRRKEEMKKNEEEDMEMMDMKEEIKEEEEEEEEEEKVKKRNRKQKISSRISRRMMRRRNKRRRMRG; via the exons ATGGAGGAAAAGAGGAAAAGGAGATTTTTCAAGATACCCTCTTTCCTCAAAGCTGGCAAAAACACAGCACAGCTTGAACAAATGCCTGAAAATGGCCATG aCGAGGAGGTGAAAGAGAGGAAGAGAAAAAAGAGCCGGCTGGCATCATTCCTCAGATCTTGCAGGAAACACCTGACAATCTCCTGCCTCACCCCTAATAAAGAAATCGAGCTGGAgaatgaagaggaggaggaagagcaaATACATCTCCCAATCTCTCCACCCAAAGGCGCTGATG ATGACTTTCTGTGCAACTCAACGATTGAGCATCATCAAATCATAGTGACTCCCATGATACACAGAGAGCCTTGTGTGGAAGATGAGATAAATGTCAGCCAAGGAGAAATATTAATGAAGAAAACTACTTCATCCTGTGGAGAacaagaggaggaggagggcaaGATTAAAGAGGAGATGAAGGAGAAGAAGAGGAGAAGGAGAAGGAAGAAAGAGCAGGAGAAAACGGAGGAGACAATGATGGACAAGAAGGAGGAGGGCAAGATTGAGGAGGAGGATGGAAGGAAAGGGAGAATAATAAAAGAGGAGAAGATGGAGGAGATGATgatggagaaggaggaggaggagggcaaCATTAAGAAGGAGGGGAAGAAGAAGGAAAGGAAAAGGAGAAAGATTAGGAAGAAAGAGGAAAAGAAGGAGAGAAGGAGCAGGAGGAAAGAGGAGATGAAGAAAAATGAGGAGGAGGACATGGAGATGATGGACATGAAAGAGGagataaaggaggaggaggaggaggaggaggaggaggagaaggtgaAGAAGAGAAATCGAAAGCAGAAAATAAGCAGCAGAATTAGCAGAAGAATGATGAGGAGGAGAAATAAAAGGAGGAGGATGAGGGGATGA